The segment caatttttacaaacattttgacgtgtacttttttcccccaaactgtcccttgctgccaaaaggttcttcgatttcaactgattgtctatgattaagattactgtaatataagcaatatattccaaaagatttagaaggtttccttgctgattaaccatactgataatttaacgagaaacagaaagtcatgggctccttcattggggtggcacttttaaacaaaagcatttatcatttaactaatgctgtctatttctttgtattgacgtaataaaagatgaattgggatgtgagggtaaattccaaaagatttagaatgttttctttgtgattaacaatactgataattaaatgagaaacagaaaatcatgggttctgtcattggggtggaatttttaaacaaaagcatttatcatttaactaatgctgtttatttctttgtattggtgtaataaaagatagattaggctgcaaatattaacacaaaaagacttagtaggtttcctatgtgattaaattgtactgacatttcaacgcgaagctgaaaaccatgggttccctcatggaggtttaaattcaaattaaaagcacttttcttttacattttactggttattttcttgtattgatgtaatgaaagataaaaaagggtgccaggaaaaattcaaaaaagatttaggagtttttcttggtgattaaccatactgataatttaatgagaaacagaaaatcatgggttctgtcattggggtggaatttttgaacaaaagcatttatcatttaactaatgctgtttatttctttgtattgatgtaataaaagatagattaggctgcaaatattaacacaaaaagacttagtaggtttcatatgtgattaagttatactgacatttcaacgcgaagccgaaaaccatgggttccctcatggaggtttaaattcaagttaaaagcacttttgttttacattttactggttatttccttctattgatgtaataaaagataaaaaagggtgccaggaaaaattcaaaaaagatttaggagtttttcttggtgattaaccatactgataatttaatgagaaacagaaaatcatgggttctgtcattggggtggaatttttgaacaaaagcatttatcatttaactaatgctgtttatttctttgtattgatgtaataaaagatagattaggctgcaaatattaacacaaaaagacttagtaggtttcatatgtgattaagttatactgacatttcaacgcgaagccgaaaaccatgggttccctcatggaggtttaaattcaagttaaaagcacttttgttttacattttactggttatttccttctattgatgtaataaaagataaaaaagggtgccaggaaaaattcaaaaaagatttaggagtttttcttggtgattaaccatactgataatttaatgagaaacagaaaatcatgggttctgtcattggggtggaatttttgaacaaaagcatttatcatttaactaatgctgtttatttctttggattgatgtaataaaagatagattaggctgcaaatattaacacaaaaagactaattagatgtcctgtgtgattaactgtactgacatttcaaaaccatgggttccctcattgagatttaaattcaagttaaaagcacttttcttttaagttttactggttattttcttgtattgatgtaataaaagataaaaaagggtgccaggataaattcaaaaaagatttaggtgtttttcttagtgactcactatattaattttctctgtatgaactgaaaattatgagctcttttccGAGCTTCaacttctgaataaaatgatttctcacttAATTAATTCTGAtatttcccttgtattcattttataacaGGTAGTTTAGggtgcaaatattaatcaaagcaggtttagggttaaggttaggtttaggtttgggttaagggttagggttagggttagggtaagtttttcggttaaattgaagtagggtaaaggcatatttacgaaatcatttgctgtatcaactcgtcaatgtcaccgaattgtcacgtggtctgtgaagggcggagttgaagctggattgatacatatatatagtgattgctgtttaggttaaatttctttaccagcaattttacctcacatttaaacctgaaaccataaacttgttgttgaaccctgtatgggggttaagttttgaacttatacttcagtagaagctcttttaagacgaaacaaaattcatttaatgttccggtttgcattaaaatttacaaatatcaattattgtaaatgacgaaatgaactcttcttaaaactcccacaatagatgttaagctgtaatgtttgatgtaaaaggttaaggttaaaagatgaaccttaaatgtcttattgagttttctaggtattagtaaaattgtgtaaagtcaacacaacagacataaccgcaagtttccaattttacttctgattcccaggaacctaacattaggggcctacatattgcaaatcaatttcaacaagagtaccccctctaactaatgataatcattaaaaatcatttcatgaatattaacaacacatataagccttcaagtatagcaactctcaatttttacaaacattttgacgtgtacttttttcccccaaactgtcccttgctgccaaaaggttcttcgatttcaactgattgtctatgattaagattactgtaatataagcaatatattccaaaagatttagaaggtttccttgctgattaaccatactgataatttaacgagaaacagaaagtcatgggctccttcattggggtggcacttttaaacaaaagcatttatcatttaactaatgctgtctatttctttgtattgatgtaataaaagatgaattgggatgtgagggtaaattccaaaagatttagaatgttttctttgtgattaacaatactgataattaaatgagaaacagaaaatcatgggttctgtcattggggtggaatttttaaacaaaagcatttatcatttaactaatgctgtttatttctttgtattggtgtaataaaagatagattaggctgcaaatattaacacaaaaagacttagtaggtttcctatgtgattaaattgtactgacatttcaacgcgaagctgaaaaccatgggttccctcatggaggtttaaattcaaattaaaagcacttttcttttacattttactggttattttcttgtattgatgtaatgaaagataaaaaagggtgccaggaaaaattcaaaaaagatttaggagtttttcttggtgattaaccatactgataatttaatgagaaacagaaaatcatgggttctgtcattggggtggaatttttgaacaaaagcatttatcatttaactaatgctgtttatttctttgtattgatgtaataaaagatagattaggctgcaaatattaacacaaaaagacttagtaggtttcatatgtgattaagttatactgacatttcaacgcgaagccgaaaaccatgggttccctcatggaggtttaaattcaagttaaaagcacttttgttttacattttactggttatttccttctattgatgtaataaaagataaaaaagggtgccaggaaaaattcaaaaaagatttaggagtttttcttggtgattaaccatactgataatttaatgagaaacagaaaatcatgggttctgtcattggggtggaatttttgaacaaaagcatttatcatttaactaatgctgtttatttctttggattgatgtaataaaagatagattaggctgcaaatattaacacaaaaagactaattagatgtcctgtgtgattaactgtactgacatttcaaaaccatgggttccctcattgagatttaaattcaagttaaaagcacttttcttttaagttttactggttattttcttgtattgatgtaataaaagataaaaaagggtgccaggataaattcaaaaaagatttaggtgtttttcttagtgactcactatattaattttctctgtatgaactgaaaattatgagctcttttccGAGCTTCaacttctgaataaaatgatttctcacttAATTAATTCTGAtatttcccttgtattcattttataacaGGTAGTTTAGggtgcaaatattaatcaaagcaggtttagggttaaggttaggtttaggtttgggttaagggttagggttagggttagggtaagtttttcggttaaattgaagtagggttagggtaaaggcatatttacgaaatcatttgctgtatcaactcgtcaatgtcaccgaattgtcacgtggtctgtgaagggcggagttgaagctggattgatacatatatatagtgattgctgtttaggttaaatttctttaccagcaattttacctcacatttaaacctgaaaccataaacttgttgttgaaccctgtatgggggttaagttttgaacttatacttcagtagaagctcttttaagacgaaacaaaattcatttaatgttccggtttgcattaaaatttacaaatatcaattattgtaaatgacgaaatgaactcttcttaaaactcccacaatagatgttaagctgtaatgtttgatgtaaaaggttaaggttaaaagatgaaccttaaatgtcttattgagttttctaggtattagtaaaattgtgtaaagtcaacacaacagacataaccgcaagtttccaattttacttctgattcccaggaacctaacattaggggcctacatattgcaaatcaatttcaacaagagtaccccctctaactaatgataatcattaaaaatcatttcatgaatattaacaacacatataagccttcaagtatagcaactctcaatttttacaaacattttgacgtgtacttttttcccccaaactgtcccttgctgccaaaaggttcttcgatttcaactgattgtctatgattaagattactgtaatataagcaatatattccaaaagatttagaaggtttccttgctgattaaccatactgataatttaacgagaaacagaaagtcatgggctccttcattggggtggcacttttaaacaaaagcatttatcatttaactaatgctgtctatttctttgtattgatgtaataaaagatgaattgggatgtgagggtaaattccaaaagattaagaatgttttctttgtgattaaccatactgataattaaatgagaaacagaaaatcatgggttctgtcattggggtggaatttttaaacaaaagcatttatcatttaactaatgctgtttatttctttgtattgatgtaataaaagatagattaggctgcaaatattaacacaaaaagacttagtaggtttcctatgtgattaaattgtactgacatttcaacgcgaagctgggttagggttagggttagggttagggttagggttagggttagggttgggttgggttagggttagggttagggttagggttgggttagggttagggttagggttagggttagggttaggttagggttagggttagggttagggttagggttagggttagggttgggttagggttgagttagggttagggttagggttagggttagggttagggttagggttagggttaaggcatatttacgaaatcatttgctgtatcaactcgtcaatgtcaccgaattgtcacgtggtctgtgaagggcggagttgaagctggattgatacatatatatagtgattgctgtttaggttaaatttctttaccagccattttacctcacatttaaacctgaaaccataaacttgttgttgaaccctgtatgggggttaagttttgaacttatacttcagtagaagctcttttaagacgaaacaaaattcatttaatgttccggtttgcattaaaatttacaaatatcaattattgtaaatgacgaaatgaactcttcttaaaactcccacaatagatgttaagctgtaatgtttgatgtaaaaggttaaggttaaaagatgaaccttaaatgtcttattgagttttctaggtattagtaaaattgtgtaaagtcaacacaacagacataaccgcaagtttccaattttacttctgattcccaggaacctaacattaggggcctacatattgcaaatcaatttcaacaagagtaccccctctaactaatgataatcattaaaaatcatttcatgaatattaacaacacatataagccttcaagtatagcaactctcaatttttacaaacattttgacgtgtacttttttcccccaaactgtcccttgctgccaaaaggttcttcgatttcaactgattgtctatgattaagattactgtaatataagcaatatattccaaaagatttagaaggtttccttgctgattaaccatactgataatttaacgagaaacagaaagtcatgggctccttcattggggtggcacttttaaacaaaagcatttatcatttaactaatgctgtctatttctttgtattgatgtaataaaagatgaattgggatgtgagggtaaattccaaaagatttagaatgttttctttgtgattaacaatactgataattaaatgagaaacagaaaatcatgggttctgtcattggggtggaatttttaaacaaaagcatttatcatttaactaatgctgtttatttctttgtattggtgtaataaaagatagattaggctgcaaatattaacacaaaaagacttagtaggtttcctatgtgattaaattgtactgacatttcaacgcgaagctgaaaaccatgggttccctcatggaggtttaaattcaaattaaaagcacttttcttttacattttactggttattttcttgtattgatgtaatgaaagataaaaaagggtgccaggaaaaattcaaaaaagatttaggagtttttcttggtgattaaccatactgataatttaatgagaaacagaaaatcatgggttctgtcattggggtggaatttttgaacaaaagcatttatcatttaactaatgctgtttatttctttgtattgatgtaataaaagatagattaggctgcaaatattaacacaaaaagacttagtaggtttcatatgtgattaagttatactgacatttcaacgcgaagccgaaaaccatgggttccctcatggaggtttaaattcaagttaaaagcacttttgttttacattttactggttatttccttctattgatgtaataaaagataaaaaagggtgccaggaaaaattcaaaaaagatttaggagtttttcttggtgattaaccatactgataatttaatgagaaacagaaaatcatgggttctgtcattggggtggaatttttgaacaaaagcatttatcatttaactaatgctgtttatttctttggattgatgtaataaaagatagattaggctgcaaatattaacacaaaaagactaattagatgtcctgtgtgattaactgtactgacatttcaaaaccatgggttccctcattgagatttaaattcaagttaaaagcacttttcttttaagttttactggttattttcttgtattgatgtaataaaagataaaaaagggtgccaggataaattcaaaaaagatttaggtgtttttcttagtgactcactatattaattttctctgtatgaactgaaaattatgagctcttttccGAGCTTCaacttctgaataaaatgatttctcacttAATTAATTCTGAtatttcccttgtattcattttataacaGGTAGTTTAGggtgcaaatattaatcaaagcaggtttagggttaaggttaggtttaggtttgggttaagggttagggttagggttagggtaagtttttcggttaaattgaagtagggtaaaggcatatttacgaaatcatttgctgtatcaactcgtcaatgtcaccgaattgtcacgtggtctgtgaagggcggagttgaagctggattgatacatatatatagtgattgctgtttaggttaaatttctttaccagcaattttacctcacatttaaacctgaaaccataaacttgttgttgaaccctgtatgggggttaagttttgaacttatacttcagtagaagctcttttaagacgaaacaaaattcatttaatgttccggtttgcattaaaatttacaaatatcaattattgtaaatgacgaaatgaactcttcttaaaactcccacaatagatgttaagctgtaatgtttgatgtaaaaggttaaggttaaaagatgaaccttaaatgtcttattgagttttctaggtattagtaaaattgtgtaaagtcaacacaacagacataaccgcaagtttccaattttacttctgattcccaggaacctaacattaggggcctacatattgcaaatcaatttcaacaagagtaccccctctaactaatgataatcattaaaaatcatttcatgaatattaacaacacatataagccttcaagtatagcaactctcaatttttacaaacattttgacgtgtacttttttcccccaaactgtcccttgctgccaaaaggttcttcgatttcaactgattgtctatgattaagattactgtaatataagcaatatattccaaaagatttagaaggtttccttgctgattaaccatactgataatttaacgagaaacagaaagtcatgggctccttcattggggtggcacttttaaacaaaagcatttatcatttaactaatgctgtctatttctttgtattgatgtaataaaagatgaattgggatgtgagggtaaattccaaaagattaagaatgttttctttgtgattaaccatactgataattaaatgagaaacagaaaatcatgggttctgtcattggggtggaatttttaaacaaaagcatttatcatttaactaatgctgtttatttctttgtattgatgtaataaaagatagattaggctgcaaatattaacacaaaaagacttagtaggtttcctatgtgattaaattgtactgacatttcaacgcgaagctgggttagggttagggttagggttagggttagggttagggttagggttgggttgggttagggttagggttagggttagggttgggttagggttagggttagggttagggttagggttaggttagggttagggttagggttagggttagggttagggttagggttagggttagggttgggttagggttgagttagggttagggttagggttagggttagggttagggttagggttagggtataggcactttgacgagatgcgtgtgcgggaatgcgggactccgcctttTAATCCACGTGGCTGTCAATCATttacttctataaatatctgatgatttggttttttatcattcttttgattgtgactctgttggattatatgggttgttcacttgttaaaggtaactgcatttttcaatatcattatttaattgctcattatcctgcattctaatgttaagtagcaatagatatgaaattttataaacatagtagttattgctggtagtaattgatagactattgaattgatctaaagtttacaattaaatttcaattgtagcaagatattcatcaaatgtagtgaatggTATGAATGAAACTTTCTGATATgcttaattaagataattacgttaagaactttggctcattaagcttaaggtctaacattgttttactctgagttaaacccgtgtatacactgggttcaactagggtataccctgggtttaccctgggtataccccgggtataccctgggtttactccgggtatacccttggtgtaccccgggttaaacccgggtataccctgggttaaacccgggtatatcctgggtttaacccgggtataccctgagtttaccccgggtttaccccgggtataccctgggttaaacccgggtataccctgggttaaacccagtgtataccctgggttttaccAGGGTGTACCCTGGATTAAACCATGGTAAAGTCATATTTGGGTTTAACCCGGAATATACCCTAGACTATACTTGGGTTTAACCCACGGTTGATCTTtgagaatagagtttaatatatatttttgttaaaacatgaattaattcagatataatgccgggtaattatttcttatcatcatctaagttgaaaattagatattataaaaaaaaaagcttttctcattactagtgtctaaacacgtcatattttttaaaaattttagatggatatggaagatacggaacaaactttttctgaaacggtgttggagaatttaaacctagccaaggcgtacaattctgtatctgaaacacCACAACTTTTTTTAAGAAGGAATGATCGGATTTTTGGAAGATGCCTGACAGTCGATGAAGTAGAAAGAGAAGTATGGTTgagatattcctttgacattgatggatgcgttgtggagtttaaatctttggccgcaataagaatgcccgtgagacatatcacactgtttccaaatgataatgcaagtctacggaacgttagaggctttttgaaaaagcatgTCAGATTAATagaatacagtaaaagcgaACTTATGACCTTCTCAAACAGCTTAGGGTTCCAGTTAATTTATGAAAGAGGGTGGGAATGTTGTGTAAcagatgtgtttaaaaaatatttattttttgtatcattttcaatGTAGAAAGTATTAGATTAAGATAAAAAGTCACAGCCGTGACGGGGTGTCGAACCGCGTACCTATCGTGTGTTAATCGGGTGACTTACCCACTAGTCTATGTGTCGCACTGCTTATATACGTTTTTTAAAGATAGTCCTTTAGTCAATGGatgttttcatataaatattatttcgaTATTTTTCACGCTAAACAAATTAAGATAGTTGTTTTATTGGATAAACCTccgattacttatatttttctttaatatatataaatcatttttagattttttggtAATATAAGATTTTCTTTGTTCTAAAACTTCCGGTCGCTAACTTACAGCCATTTGAAAATTGCTCTCGACCGGGACACATCATTTGAATGTGTGTGTAGCCGACATACATAGTATAACTACCTATAAGGAGTTACTATACGCTCTGTCCCACCCTTACTTAGGgtatgtatatattatcatttgtaCTAGCATATTATAATTGATAACTACTGTAAACTATGTccatatttatttgataatttcagtaGTATGGTACATAATACTTACATGAATAAGTAGAGAgaaagaattatatttaaatgtttgcatCTATTTAATTCTTGTTTAATACGAATATATTTTAACAGATAATTTTATACTTACCTAAATTTACATgcttataaatgaaatgttatattacgacatgtataattacagttgagtaattatttatatcatgtaTTTGTAGGAacgacacatatatatatataacatactgGAATAAAGCGGAATCTCAAAAGTCTGGTTGTTTACAAtggtgtcagaagtgggatCGCCAGATGCCTGATGATTTCCCCAATGGTGTCGTGGACAACAGAGCTGACAGATTTTTCAGTTGAATGATTGTacatatttattaacttttgaacttttctaaatatattttgtttaataaagaaataaacatacgCCATAAAAATGGAAGAAAAGCTGAAAGAAGAAATAGAACAATTGCGGATAAAACTTCTTCATGTTGAAGCGAGGCAAGCGGCTACATCCAAATCAACACCGCCTGTCTACATAAAATCCGAACGAAAACTCCCCAAGTTAGCTGGAAGACCCGTCAAAGACTCTGATCCAGATGTCGAAGATTGGGTAACAGACATGAGAGATCATATTGTAAATATTCCAACAAATGATGAGAAAATTGAGTTTGTATTGGACCACCTCACTGGAAATGCTAAAACGGAAATCCGAATGCGTCCATCCGATATGAAAAAAACAGCGGATGacatattgaaaattgttgaagaaacatttaaaattcaagACAATTTGGCCCAACTCAGACACAAATTTTATGAGAGAGAGCAAACAGAGAATGAAAGTTTAGAAACATATTCCCTATCCTTAATGAAACTTATGCACAGTATTAACAAGAAAGAAGGGGGTGACAGTTCAAACAATGAGAAAATTCTGACTGAAAAGTTTATTGATGGTGTAAGAGATTATCAACTCAAGAGGGAACTACGAAGGTTTTCCATGGAAAATCCATCAATGCCCTTTATAGAATTTCGCGGACGTGTGCTATTATGGGTTGATGACCGACAGCCAAATTCGTCGAAAAGCGCTGCTTCAATCAATAAAGTTTCAATTGAAGAAACAACGCCAGAAACTCAAAGCAATGATATTCTGGAGGTGATTAAGAAACAACAAGAGCTTCTTGAAAAACAGCAGAAACAAATTGATTTCCTCACACAAATGGTACCCCGGCAACAGTTTCATTACAGAGGACGCGGCATTCATTCCGATAGAGGTAGAAGCAGAGGACGAGGATATAGACGTAGTTTAGGCAGATCCAATACCATCACATGTTATCACTGTCACGAAGAGGGTCACAAGAAACCTGATTGTCCGAAACTTTCAGCAACGGCAAGGAAGATTTCTCTGGACGACCCAAAAGCCCAACCCTCTCAGTGACGAGTCGAACTGGTGAGGGACACCAAGAAGACTCCAAACAATCGCTAAACAATCTTAAAGAAAAATGTCCTTCAACAAATGTCAAGATAAATGGAAATAACTTTTTGTGTCTATTAGACACAGGATCTGAAGTGTCTACTATAacatcaaaattttacaatacttACCTGTCCGACTTAAAACTTAGTGACACCCGTCCTTTTCTGAAACTTGTAGCTGCCAATAATTTGCAAATACCTTACCTTGGTTTTGTAGAAGTAGACGTTGATCTGGGTGGGTGTGTTTTACATGATGTTGGTTTTCTTGTTTCTAAAGTCAATGATGAAGAAACAACAGACGGAATCCTTGGTTGTAACATTTTAAAGCAAGTTCATAATCTCATTAAAGATGGtacattcaaatttgaaaatgaatcaGAAAAAGACTCTTGGAAAATAACGACCACTGCTCTCGACCTATCTACGGGCGATGACAAAATAAGTTTTGTGAAAGTTGCAGGACGATCTGATATCTGTATACCAGCTAAATCTATGAAAGTTGTCATCGGATCGACAAAacagaataagaagaataaacCATATACGGCAGCAGTCCAAGCCATATCAGGAACGTTTGGATCACTTCCAAGAAACATAATGGTTATTGATACCTTAGGAACGATAGACAGTGACAAAATACCAGTAAGAGTGCTAAATATTGGAGATGAAGACACGTGGTTGAAACCCAAGAGCAGAATTGGGACGCTTCACAAAGTAGATGTCATTCGATCTACCAACGACGAATATGACATTGATATACATGAAACAGAAGTTGTAATACGTAAGATAAGTACAAAAACATCAGACGATATCCCAATCTCAGACGATTACAACGATCACTTGAAAGTAAAGATGGGAGACGTAATCCTCACTGAAGATCAAAAAGGAAAATTCGATAGTCTTTTACGAAAGCATCGCGAAACCTTTAGCAAAGATGACAATGATCTTGGTTACACCGAAGCAGTGAAACATGCCATCAAACTCAAAGATGATGTACCAATCAGACTTCCACACCGTCGAAT is part of the Magallana gigas chromosome 3, xbMagGiga1.1, whole genome shotgun sequence genome and harbors:
- the LOC136274203 gene encoding zinc finger CCHC domain-containing protein 12-like, coding for MEEKLKEEIEQLRIKLLHVEARQAATSKSTPPVYIKSERKLPKLAGRPVKDSDPDVEDWVTDMRDHIVNIPTNDEKIEFVLDHLTGNAKTEIRMRPSDMKKTADDILKIVEETFKIQDNLAQLRHKFYEREQTENESLETYSLSLMKLMHSINKKEGGDSSNNEKILTEKFIDGVRDYQLKRELRRFSMENPSMPFIEFRGRVLLWVDDRQPNSSKSAASINKVSIEETTPETQSNDILEVIKKQQELLEKQQKQIDFLTQMVPRQQFHYRGRGIHSDRGRSRGRGYRRSLGRSNTITCYHCHEEGHKKPDCPKLSATARKISLDDPKAQPSQ